The following coding sequences are from one Desulfomicrobium macestii window:
- a CDS encoding fused MFS/spermidine synthase, protein MRHAFDFLVYSVAFLSGGVLLGLEIVASRILAPYFGNSVYVWGSLISVFLLALSIGYWLGGGLADRRPSLVVLAKILASAAVCILVLPLVYLPVGRYVADLGFEFRFSVLLISVVFFLVPSVLMGMVSPFVIKLSATGLDEIGRTAGRVYAVSTLGSISGAIAVSFFFIQWLGTRAIVVVLGLILLFLAVSCMAYERKFPDSI, encoded by the coding sequence ATGCGACATGCCTTCGATTTCCTCGTCTACAGCGTGGCTTTTCTGTCCGGCGGGGTTCTGCTTGGGCTGGAAATTGTTGCCAGTCGGATACTGGCCCCGTATTTCGGTAATTCTGTCTATGTCTGGGGAAGCCTGATCAGCGTCTTTCTGTTGGCCCTCAGTATCGGCTACTGGCTCGGAGGTGGGCTGGCCGACAGACGCCCGAGTCTGGTGGTACTGGCCAAGATACTGGCCTCTGCCGCGGTCTGCATTCTGGTCCTTCCGCTCGTCTATCTGCCGGTCGGTAGATATGTCGCGGATTTGGGTTTTGAATTTCGGTTTTCCGTACTCCTGATCAGCGTGGTGTTCTTTTTGGTGCCGTCGGTGCTCATGGGCATGGTTTCGCCTTTTGTGATCAAATTGAGCGCTACAGGACTGGATGAAATAGGCCGAACGGCTGGTCGGGTGTATGCTGTTTCGACTTTGGGAAGCATTTCCGGAGCCATCGCTGTTTCGTTTTTTTTCATTCAATGGCTTGGAACTCGTGCCATAGTCGTTGTTCTTGGTCTTATTCTCTTGTTTCTCGCCGTAAGCTGTATGGCTTATGAAAGAAAATTTCCCGATTCAATATAA
- a CDS encoding AI-2E family transporter yields the protein MSQIQKSEQSRLEKFTFLMMLVLVSLLFVLLLLPFWGAIFWACIIGLIFSPMYQRLLRMGKPKPNLAALGTLLICFVIGIIPSLFIIISFFREGASLYNRLKSGEFDIADRIDKVQTAFPGIKSFFDRFDLDINSIQSQLSDFALTSSGYIAQNALALGQGTLQFFVALGLMLYMAFFMLRDGDKLVATLVRALPLGNEREYLLFNKFAEVVRATVKGNLLVAAVQGILGGFIFWVLDIHGALLWGVVMTLLSLIPVIGAGLIWGPVAIYLFAIGDWPHGVILVAYGAGVIGLADNILRPLLVGRDTKLPDYIVLLSTLGGFSLFGMNGFVLGPLVAALFIAFWEIFIREFNTSKS from the coding sequence ATGTCTCAAATTCAAAAATCAGAGCAGAGCCGACTGGAAAAATTCACTTTTCTCATGATGCTTGTGCTCGTGAGCCTGCTTTTTGTACTCTTGCTCTTGCCTTTTTGGGGAGCGATCTTTTGGGCCTGCATCATCGGTTTGATTTTTTCACCAATGTACCAACGTCTGCTCAGAATGGGAAAACCAAAGCCCAATCTGGCGGCACTGGGGACATTATTGATTTGCTTTGTAATCGGTATCATCCCCTCATTGTTTATTATCATCTCCTTTTTTCGAGAAGGAGCAAGTCTTTACAACCGTCTCAAAAGCGGAGAATTTGATATTGCAGATCGTATTGATAAAGTTCAAACAGCTTTTCCAGGCATAAAAAGCTTTTTTGACCGATTTGACCTTGATATCAATAGCATTCAGTCACAACTTTCTGATTTCGCTCTCACTTCTAGTGGTTATATCGCTCAAAACGCGCTTGCGCTTGGACAGGGGACTTTACAGTTTTTTGTAGCTCTTGGATTGATGCTTTATATGGCTTTTTTCATGCTTCGAGACGGGGACAAACTTGTAGCGACACTTGTTCGTGCCTTACCCTTGGGGAATGAGCGTGAGTATTTGCTCTTTAACAAGTTTGCCGAAGTCGTGCGTGCGACAGTGAAAGGCAATCTGCTTGTTGCAGCCGTTCAGGGAATCTTGGGAGGATTTATTTTCTGGGTTCTCGATATTCACGGAGCGTTGTTGTGGGGAGTCGTGATGACGCTACTCTCTTTAATACCAGTCATTGGAGCCGGATTGATCTGGGGGCCTGTCGCTATTTACCTGTTCGCTATTGGTGACTGGCCCCACGGAGTGATCCTGGTAGCATATGGAGCCGGCGTTATCGGATTGGCCGATAATATTCTGCGACCGCTTCTGGTCGGGCGCGATACAAAATTGCCTGACTATATAGTTCTGCTTTCGACGCTCGGCGGTTTTTCATTGTTCGGAATGAACGGATTTGTTCTTGGACCCTTGGTTGCTGCACTTTTCATTGCATTTTGGGAAATTTTCATTCGGGAATTCAACACTTCAAAATCATGA
- a CDS encoding sodium:calcium antiporter, translating into MTLAFIAVVFGLALLVWSADRFVEGSASVARYFDMPPLLIGMVIVGFGTSAPEMVVSALAALQGTPGIALGNAYGSNITNIALILGITALISPIAVHSNVLRKELPILAVVTIIAAWQLKDGEISQFDAVVLLAVFVGLMAWTIWQGLKNKNGNDRTDPVAVRHWLRVPGARPYQPL; encoded by the coding sequence ATGACACTCGCTTTTATCGCTGTTGTTTTTGGTCTGGCTCTTCTGGTCTGGAGCGCCGACCGCTTTGTCGAGGGATCAGCCTCTGTCGCCCGTTATTTTGATATGCCGCCGCTTTTGATCGGTATGGTTATTGTCGGCTTCGGCACCTCCGCACCTGAAATGGTGGTTTCGGCCCTGGCCGCCTTGCAGGGTACCCCTGGAATTGCGCTTGGTAACGCCTACGGCTCCAACATCACCAATATAGCGCTAATCTTGGGGATCACGGCGCTTATCAGCCCTATCGCCGTACATTCAAATGTTCTGCGCAAGGAGTTGCCCATTCTCGCGGTTGTGACCATTATCGCAGCATGGCAACTCAAGGATGGTGAAATTTCGCAGTTCGATGCCGTAGTGTTGCTTGCTGTGTTTGTCGGGCTTATGGCCTGGACCATCTGGCAAGGGTTGAAGAACAAAAATGGTAATGACCGCACTGACCCTGTTGCTGTTCGTCATTGGCTACGGGTTCCGGGGGCCAGGCCGTATCAACCGCTTTGA
- a CDS encoding CesT family type III secretion system chaperone codes for MDTVEKALGAFGEQMGIPSLAFDASGACALSFDDVVVNLELVRDKARLFAFTVITTLPDESAVAAALCQYGLEQNLGLAISGAGIVGLSQQHGLIYANSVGLDALALGGLEAFLESHVNTAEGLREAAREIGAETPGADSAYLSGMALRV; via the coding sequence ATGGACACAGTTGAAAAAGCGCTTGGCGCGTTCGGGGAACAAATGGGCATTCCCAGTCTTGCTTTTGACGCTTCGGGTGCCTGTGCGCTCAGCTTCGACGATGTAGTGGTGAACCTTGAACTGGTGCGCGACAAGGCGCGGCTTTTCGCGTTCACCGTCATCACCACGTTGCCGGATGAAAGTGCTGTAGCGGCGGCCCTGTGCCAGTATGGACTTGAACAGAACCTTGGTCTGGCCATAAGCGGTGCGGGCATTGTAGGGTTGAGCCAACAACATGGGCTGATCTATGCCAACTCTGTTGGCCTAGATGCACTTGCTCTTGGCGGCCTGGAGGCATTTCTCGAAAGCCATGTGAACACCGCCGAAGGCCTGCGCGAGGCCGCACGTGAAATAGGAGCCGAAACTCCTGGTGCGGACAGCGCGTATCTGTCCGGCATGGCACTCCGGGTCTGA
- a CDS encoding cache domain-containing protein — protein MNKLFCLAGTLLFILGSLFLSGPANSMHEPFAWPYADLQVLRTQRVTQLENVLGRLEEKARAAATDKVIVSVLELSAFHAQAQRQGAVDGDFEVKISEMKESFRRYYMENYYLFYDILFIDTTGAVVHSLRGESDLKTTLTAGEAASSPLGACISRHPKSEVFIDYHDYAPSSEPAAFLVEPILKQNRLLGWIALQCSVNKINALFAPTGEEYETMETLLVNEKGIMLTDSQFFGDSSVLRAHLNFSNVPSKFAQGQGRMEVTDYRGQECLTTFQVVNFKGTRWLVVAKVDKDEVVTREFALHERYYTQRLLQTMAKQSCPAMNPPAQRAKKTAVRVDMDEFYRAERSQGLRTFGISTCTGFLAVPPGEFAYLAHVSNKDQTYGGTETNLLDQILENIERFDVSRSGKRELSFLIVAPHLDGLEGSLDQILDRGYLLSQINVLSCPQARTGEIRYDCEGTVITWTGPDLKPLGAHNIEDAVNLGKLMETIIAQGPPE, from the coding sequence ATGAATAAACTGTTCTGTTTGGCTGGCACGTTGTTGTTCATTCTGGGTTCGCTGTTCTTGAGCGGTCCGGCGAATTCCATGCACGAACCTTTCGCGTGGCCCTACGCGGACCTGCAAGTGTTGCGGACCCAACGGGTAACCCAGCTGGAAAACGTCCTCGGCCGACTCGAGGAAAAAGCCCGTGCGGCGGCCACGGACAAGGTGATCGTGTCCGTGCTTGAACTCTCGGCGTTCCATGCCCAGGCTCAGCGCCAGGGGGCGGTCGACGGCGATTTTGAAGTCAAGATTTCCGAGATGAAGGAAAGTTTTCGCCGATATTACATGGAGAATTATTACCTTTTCTACGACATTCTTTTCATCGACACGACCGGAGCCGTGGTCCACAGTCTGCGGGGAGAAAGCGACCTCAAGACAACCCTGACCGCTGGAGAGGCGGCCTCCTCGCCCCTGGGCGCCTGCATAAGTCGGCATCCAAAGAGCGAGGTGTTCATCGACTACCACGACTATGCGCCATCGTCTGAACCCGCGGCCTTCCTGGTGGAGCCAATCCTGAAACAGAATCGATTGCTGGGATGGATCGCCTTGCAGTGTTCGGTCAACAAGATCAACGCCCTGTTCGCCCCGACCGGAGAAGAGTACGAAACCATGGAAACCCTTCTCGTCAACGAAAAGGGCATCATGCTCACGGATTCCCAGTTCTTCGGCGATTCGAGTGTACTCCGGGCACATCTGAACTTTTCCAATGTGCCGTCAAAGTTCGCCCAGGGCCAAGGACGCATGGAGGTAACAGACTACCGTGGGCAGGAATGCCTTACGACTTTTCAGGTAGTGAATTTTAAGGGGACGCGGTGGCTGGTGGTGGCCAAGGTGGACAAAGACGAGGTTGTCACCAGGGAATTCGCCCTGCATGAGCGGTACTATACCCAGCGACTGCTCCAGACGATGGCCAAGCAATCCTGTCCGGCGATGAATCCACCAGCGCAAAGGGCCAAAAAAACGGCCGTCCGGGTGGACATGGACGAATTCTACCGAGCCGAACGCAGCCAGGGCCTTCGGACCTTCGGCATATCGACCTGTACGGGCTTTCTTGCCGTCCCGCCCGGTGAATTCGCCTATCTGGCGCATGTAAGCAACAAAGACCAGACATACGGCGGCACGGAAACCAACCTGTTGGATCAAATCCTCGAAAACATAGAGCGTTTCGATGTATCCCGTAGCGGGAAGCGTGAGTTGTCCTTCCTGATCGTGGCCCCGCATCTGGACGGTCTGGAGGGCTCGCTGGATCAGATCCTGGACAGAGGGTATCTGCTTTCCCAGATCAACGTTCTCTCATGTCCGCAGGCCCGAACCGGCGAAATCCGCTACGATTGCGAAGGCACCGTGATCACCTGGACCGGCCCTGACCTCAAGCCTTTGGGCGCACACAATATCGAAGACGCAGTCAACCTTGGGAAACTCATGGAGACAATCATCGCCCAAGGCCCGCCGGAATGA
- a CDS encoding spermidine synthase, with the protein MKKCLKRFIIFVTAIIFSLAIVFLYLLPTSADVIDEKESPYQTIFISEANGIRRMHVGSLLDRSSAMDLKDPYRHVYEYTAMMMLVSGYVDAPKKILVVGLGGGTVTRTLRMIYPDAEITNVEFDPEIVAMARQYFGYAEDAKMKLVVEDARRWLRRTTEQFDMILLDAYHGGYIPFHLTTREFLGIVRERLSQGGVVCSNTWISQALADRESATYHAVFGGFHHYIGKLSTNRIVMAAPGGLPSPEVVRNRLAELEATRKPQRLDLKGMFENHFAPNPTWPDGTKVLTDDYAPVNLLKDDT; encoded by the coding sequence ATGAAGAAATGTTTGAAGCGATTTATTATTTTCGTGACCGCAATAATTTTTTCATTAGCAATAGTTTTTTTGTATCTGCTGCCGACATCTGCTGATGTTATTGATGAGAAGGAATCTCCGTATCAGACTATTTTCATCTCAGAGGCTAATGGGATACGTAGAATGCATGTCGGGTCGTTGTTGGATAGATCAAGTGCCATGGATTTGAAAGACCCGTATCGACACGTTTATGAGTACACGGCAATGATGATGCTGGTATCCGGCTATGTGGATGCGCCGAAAAAAATTCTCGTGGTCGGACTTGGCGGCGGAACCGTCACTCGTACCCTCAGGATGATCTACCCCGATGCGGAAATCACGAATGTCGAATTCGACCCCGAGATCGTAGCCATGGCCAGGCAGTATTTCGGGTATGCGGAAGACGCAAAGATGAAGCTTGTGGTGGAGGATGCTCGGCGCTGGCTGCGGAGAACCACAGAGCAGTTCGATATGATTTTACTCGACGCCTATCACGGAGGATATATTCCTTTTCATCTGACCACTCGCGAGTTTCTGGGGATTGTCCGTGAGCGGCTCTCGCAAGGCGGCGTAGTCTGTTCGAACACCTGGATCAGTCAGGCCCTTGCCGATCGTGAATCGGCAACATACCATGCGGTTTTTGGTGGATTTCATCATTATATTGGCAAGTTGTCGACAAATCGAATTGTTATGGCCGCGCCCGGCGGCCTGCCTTCTCCCGAGGTGGTGCGTAACAGGCTTGCGGAGCTGGAAGCTACGCGCAAGCCGCAGCGTCTCGATTTGAAGGGCATGTTCGAGAACCATTTCGCACCTAATCCGACCTGGCCCGACGGTACGAAGGTTTTGACCGACGATTACGCTCCGGTTAACCTTTTGAAGGATGATACATAG